TGCAGATCGAGCATCAGGTTGATGACCTGCGCCTTGATCGACACGTCGAGTGCGGAAACGCTTTCATCTGCCACGATGACTTTCGGTTCCAATGCAAGCGCACGTGCAATGCAGATACGCTGACGCTGGCCGCCGGAGAATTCATGCGGGAAGCGCGAGGCCATGTCGGGCGTCAGGCCGACCTTGGTAAGGAGGTCCGCGACGCGCTCCTTCGCCTGCTTGCCGGTCCCCATCCTGTGCTCCAGATAGGGCTCGGCAATGGCATCGCCGACGCGGATGCGCGGATTGAGGCTGGCGAAGGGATCCTGGAAGATCATTTGCACGGTCTTACGCATCTCGCGCATACCCGCCTTGTCGAGCGCCAGCACATCCTTGCCATCGGCAATGACGGAACCGCTCTGCGCCTCGATCAACCGCATGATCGCACGCCCGGTTGTCGATTTGCCGCAGCCGGACTCACCGACGAGCGACAGCGTCTCGCCAGCATGGAGATCAAAGGACACGTTCTCGACCGCATGGACACGACCGGTCAACTTGCCGAACAGGCCGGAATGAATGTCGAAGCGCTTGGTGAGGTTCTTGACCTCCAACACGGGACGGGATGCCGCGGCAACCGTGTCGGCCGTCTCGACCGGACTGTTCGATTCCCCGGTCGCCGTATTGACCACGGGAAAGCGCAATGGCCGCTCGTAACCCTGCATGGAACCGAGAACCGGCACGGCCGACAGCAGGGCGCGGGTGTAGGGATGCTTGCCGCGATGGAAGATATCCGCCGTTGCTCCCGTCTCTACCTGCTCGCCGCGATACATGACGACGGTGCGGTCGGCGATCTCGGCCACGACGCCCATGTCATGGGTGATGAACAGGACCGACGTGCCCTCTTCCTCCTGCAGCATCTTGATCAGATCGAGGATCTGGCCCTGGATCGTTACGTCGAGCGCCGTCGTCGGCTCGTCCGCTATCAAAAGCTTCGGCCGTGAGGCGAGCGCCATGGCAATCATAACGCGCTGGCGCATGCCGCCGGAGAAGCGATGAGGATATTCATCAAAGCGGGAGGCGGCCGAGGGGATCCGCACCTTTTCGAGCAGGCGGATCGTCTCGGCCCGGGCTTCGGTCTTCGACATCGACCTGTGGCAGAGCAAGGCCTCGGAAATCTGGTCGCCGATCGTGAAGAGCGGATTGAGGCTCGTCATCGGCTCCTGGAAGATCATCGCGACGTCGTTGCCACGGACCTTGCGCATCTGATCTTCGGCCAAGCCGAGAAGATCACGGCCGCCGAGCATGATCTTGCCTTCGATGCGGCTCGAATCCGCCTGCAACAGACGCATGATCGACAGCGAGGTTACACTCTTGCCGGAGCCGCTTTCACCGACGATGGCGACCGTCTCGCCCGGTGCTACGTCGAAGGAGACATTGCAAACGACAGGCTTCCAGGCGCCATCGACCAGAAACGATGTCGTCAGATTCCGGACGGCGAGAACCGGCTCCGCCGTTGTGATGGATTGTGCCTGGATGCCTGTCATGATCGCTTCCTCAACTTTCCCGGAACGTCCAGATCAATCCGGCCACTTCAGCACACCGTCGAAGCGGCGCTTGCTGCGGTTTTCAAACGGCGTTGCGATGATCTCGTTGGAGGCGCGCGCCTTGTCGAGTTCTTCGGCCAGACGGCTTGCGACGATCTTCTCTTGACCCGGATGCAGGTTGCAGGGATCGAGATAGAAGTAGCGGTGCTCGACTTCATGGTCGCGCACGATGATCGGCGGAGAACCGCGGCCGAGCGCATCGGCGAGATCCCAGGCGGTGATGTGCGCTTCATCGGTGTCGATGATCACGCGCATGCGATCGAGTGGGTTGTTGGTCGGGTCCGGCTCGATCAAAGCGGTCACGCCGGGGCGCCCGTCCAGCGTCTGTTTCCACAGATTGAGATAGTTCGTCTCACGCTCGCGAATGCCGGCATGGTCGCGCTTTTCCCAGGCCTCCAGCGCCGCCATGACGCCGAAGATGCTTTCCTTGCCGACTTTCATGCCGCGGCCGATGCCCATGTTTTGCAGGAAGGCATTGCGCACCAGTTCCTTCTTGCCGGCGACGATGCCCGAGGTCGGACCGCCCAGGAACTTGTGTCCGGAATAGAGCGCCACATCGGCGCCCTGCTCCAAGAAGATCTTCAGATCATATTCCGAAGCAGCATCGACGATGACGGGGACGCCCCTGGCATGGGCGATCTCGACAAATTCCTTGAGGTTCAGAAGGCCGTAATCGACGACATGGTGCGATACGACATAGATGGCCGCGGCCGTCTTTTCGGTAATCGCATGCTCCATGTGGAAGCGGTGCGTAGAGGTCGCCTGACCGACCAGCACCACCTTGCCGCCAGCAAGGCGGATCGCCTGATCGACCGGCGCACCGTAGCTGACGACGTGGCCCATCTGGACGAGAACCTCGTTCTTTTCCGGGACGATATCCGGCAGCTTTTCGATGGCGAGGAGATTGTTTCCGGTGATCGCGCCGGCCACAGCAAGCGAAATCCCAGCGGAACAGGATGCAGTCACAAAGCCGGCTTCGCCGCCCGTCAGCCGCGCGATGATGGCGCTCGCCTTGCGCTGCAGATCGTTGATCTCGACAAACTGCGGCAGGATCGACGACATGGCAGCAACGGCTTCGGGAACGACGATCGATGCGCCGAGGCTCGTCATGGTGCCGGAAACGTTGATGACCGGGCGAAGACCGATCGATGTGCGGATGTCCTCAGACATGGGTGTCTCCAATTTCAATCTGTTGGGCCGAAACGATCACCGCATCCTCATTAATCCCTGAGCGCGACAATGGCTTCGATCTCGACGGTGATGTTTCCTGGTAGTGAACCGAAGCCGACGGCCGAGCGGGCATGAGGTCCGACCTCTTCGCCGAACACGTCGATCAAGAGATCCGAGCAGCCGTTGATGACGGCGGGATGATCGAGGAAATCCGGCACGGCATTGACCATGCCGAGCAGCTTGACGACACGCTTGACGCGGGAAAGATCGCCGATCGCCTCATGCATGACGGAAAGTAGATTGATGCCGGTCATCCGGGCGTGGCGGTAGGCGGCCTCGACGTCGACCTCGGCACCAACCTTGCCGACATGCATGAATCCATCAGCCTCGCGCGGCCCCTGCCCCGACAGGTAGAGCATGTTACCCTCCTGCACATGGGTGACGAAATTGGCAATCGGCGGCGGCGAGGCCGGAAGCGTAATGCCAAGCGCAGCAAGCCGCTCATAGGGCGACATGCTGATGGTGCCGGCGGTAGCGGGAGACTGGTTCACGCAAACTCCTGTCATGCGATTTCTTTTATGCTCTGCTTATCGGTAAGAATAACCGTGGCTGTGGCGCACCAGCTTGCGGGCGCGTGGCACATAACGGCTGGAGGTG
The window above is part of the Rhizobium sp. WYJ-E13 genome. Proteins encoded here:
- a CDS encoding ABC transporter ATP-binding protein; this translates as MTGIQAQSITTAEPVLAVRNLTTSFLVDGAWKPVVCNVSFDVAPGETVAIVGESGSGKSVTSLSIMRLLQADSSRIEGKIMLGGRDLLGLAEDQMRKVRGNDVAMIFQEPMTSLNPLFTIGDQISEALLCHRSMSKTEARAETIRLLEKVRIPSAASRFDEYPHRFSGGMRQRVMIAMALASRPKLLIADEPTTALDVTIQGQILDLIKMLQEEEGTSVLFITHDMGVVAEIADRTVVMYRGEQVETGATADIFHRGKHPYTRALLSAVPVLGSMQGYERPLRFPVVNTATGESNSPVETADTVAAASRPVLEVKNLTKRFDIHSGLFGKLTGRVHAVENVSFDLHAGETLSLVGESGCGKSTTGRAIMRLIEAQSGSVIADGKDVLALDKAGMREMRKTVQMIFQDPFASLNPRIRVGDAIAEPYLEHRMGTGKQAKERVADLLTKVGLTPDMASRFPHEFSGGQRQRICIARALALEPKVIVADESVSALDVSIKAQVINLMLDLQQSLNLAFLFISHDMAVVERVSHRVAVMYLGEIVEIGPRAAVFGNPQHDYTKKLMSAVPVPDPDRRREKRIVANDEIKSPIRPVDYKIKPLEYREISPGHLVAV
- a CDS encoding aminotransferase class V-fold PLP-dependent enzyme: MSEDIRTSIGLRPVINVSGTMTSLGASIVVPEAVAAMSSILPQFVEINDLQRKASAIIARLTGGEAGFVTASCSAGISLAVAGAITGNNLLAIEKLPDIVPEKNEVLVQMGHVVSYGAPVDQAIRLAGGKVVLVGQATSTHRFHMEHAITEKTAAAIYVVSHHVVDYGLLNLKEFVEIAHARGVPVIVDAASEYDLKIFLEQGADVALYSGHKFLGGPTSGIVAGKKELVRNAFLQNMGIGRGMKVGKESIFGVMAALEAWEKRDHAGIRERETNYLNLWKQTLDGRPGVTALIEPDPTNNPLDRMRVIIDTDEAHITAWDLADALGRGSPPIIVRDHEVEHRYFYLDPCNLHPGQEKIVASRLAEELDKARASNEIIATPFENRSKRRFDGVLKWPD
- a CDS encoding RidA family protein; protein product: MTGVCVNQSPATAGTISMSPYERLAALGITLPASPPPIANFVTHVQEGNMLYLSGQGPREADGFMHVGKVGAEVDVEAAYRHARMTGINLLSVMHEAIGDLSRVKRVVKLLGMVNAVPDFLDHPAVINGCSDLLIDVFGEEVGPHARSAVGFGSLPGNITVEIEAIVALRD